The following are encoded together in the Syngnathus typhle isolate RoL2023-S1 ecotype Sweden linkage group LG5, RoL_Styp_1.0, whole genome shotgun sequence genome:
- the prkg2 gene encoding cGMP-dependent protein kinase 2 isoform X5: MVDHLRANTSGVSTQEATPSSRQSCDDCVFFFHHLLLLSSSCFADAKEIVKKQLVEALNRNQYLKRLEPQQLRDIVECMFLRKYQQGDFVVRQGEVGNHLFVLADGKLDVFQEDVLVSSMMAWTAFGELAILYNCMRTASVRAVNRVCTWALEREAFQNIMRRTSDTRHHQYEHFLRSVSLLADLPDDKISKIVDCLEVEYYNRGDYVIREGEEGSTFYIIAQGKVKVTQTTKGHKSPQVINTLQKGDYFGEKALISNDVRSANIVADDDGLECLLMDRQTFNQTVGTFDSLQKHLQGYVATLDRKDMKRHASRKSLSRHPSQTLPPDMLRLKQMAATFPPSRPLDHMDVVATLGVGGFGRVELVKVKGEDVTFALKVIKKKHVVDNRQEEHIHSERRILAEASSPFVVRLFRTFRDDKYVYMLLEACLGGEVWSLLRDRGSFDEPTAKFCVGCVTEAFEYLHRKVILYRDLKPENLMLDSEGYVKLVDFGFAKKMRGGQKTWTFCGTPEYVAPEIILNKGHNLSVDFWSLGILVFELLTGSPPFTGSDQMATYTSILKGVDKMHFPKKIAKRPQDLIRKLCRFLKDQHARHTHNPVNRLSFWLIFLRGNPAERLGNMKGGIGDINKHRWFNGFDWARLKAQTLPSPLKRHVSGPLDHSHFDVYPPDDKIPPDELSGWDADF; the protein is encoded by the exons ATGGTGGACCACCTCCGGGCTAATACAAGTGGCGTTAGCACACAGGAAGCGACACCTTCCTCCCGCCAAAGCTGTgatgattgtgtttttttttttcaccatttaCTTTTGCTGTCCTCATCTTGTTTTGCAGACGCCAAAGAAAT TGTGAAGAAGCAGTTGGTGGAGGCCCTGAACAGGAACCAGTATCTGAAGCGTTTGGAGCCGCAGCAGCTCAGAGACATTGTGGAATGCATGTTCCTGCGCAAGTACCAGCAGGGAGATTTTGTGGTCCGGCAGGGAGAAGTTGGCAACCACCTCTTTGTCCTGGCAG ATGGTAAGTTGGACGTGTTTCAAGAGGACGTGCTGGTGTCGTCAATGATGGCGTGGACGGCGTTCGGGGAGCTGGCCATCCTCTACAATTGCATGCGCACCGCCTCCGTGCGAG CTGTGAACAGAGTATGCACGTGGGCTCTGGAGCGCGAGGCCTTCCAGAACATCATGCGGAGAACGTCCGATACGCGCCACCACCAGTACGAACACTTCCTGCGCAG TGTGTCACTTTTGGCTGATTTGCCCGACGACAAGATCAGCAAGATTGTGGACTGTCTGGAGGTG GAATACTACAACAGGGGCGACTATGTGATCCGAGAGGGCGAAGAGGGCAGCACCTTCTACATCATCGCTCAAGGAAAG GTGAAGGTGACCCAGACTACAAAGGGCCACAAGAGTCCTCAGGTCATAAACACGCTGCAAAAGGGCGACTACTTTGGAGAGAAGGCACTCATCAG CAATGACGTCAGGTCGGCTAACATCGTTGCCGATGACGACGGATTGGAGTGCCTCCTCATGGATAGACA GACCTTTAACCAGACGGTAGGAACCTTCGACTCGCTCCAGAAACATCTCCAGGGCTACGTGGCTACGCTAGACCGGAAGGACATGAAGCGCCACGCCAG CAGGAAGTCGCTCTCACGGCACCCCAGTCAGACGCTGCCACCCGACATGCTCCGCCTGAAGCAAATGGCCGCTACCTTCCCGCCATCCAGACCCCTCGACCACATGGACGTCGTCGCCACACTCGGCGTCGGCGGATTTGGCCGAGTAGAACTG GTGAAGGTGAAAGGCGAGGACGTGACGTTCGCGCTGAAGGTGATCAAGAAGAAGCATGTGGTGGACAACCGGCAGGAGGAGCACATCCACTCGGAGCGCCGCATCCTCGCCGAGGCCAGCTCGCCCTTTGTCGTCCG ACTGTTCCGAACATTCCGAGATGACAAATACGTCTACATGCTGCTGGAGGCGTGTCTCGGAGGAGAAGTCTGGAGTCTTCTGAGAGACAG GGGCAGCTTCGACGAGCCCACCGCCAAGTTCTGCGTGGGCTGCGTGACCGAGGCCTTCGAGTACTTGCACCGCAAGGTGATCCTCTACCGAGACCTCAAGCCGGAGAACCTCATGCTGGACTCCGAGGGTTACGTCAAACTG GTGGACTTTGGCTTCGCCAAGAAGATGCGTGGCGGTCAGAAAACATGGACCTTCTGCGGGACCCCCGAGTACGTGGCCCCGGAGATCATCCTCAACAAGGGCCACAATCTCAGTGTGGATTTTTGGTCCCTGGGCATCCTGGTGTTTGAGCTCCTGACTGGCAG CCCCCCATTCACAGGAAGCGACCAGATGGCCACCTACACCAGCATCTTGAAGGGCGTCGACAAGATGCACTTCCCCAAGAAGATTGCTAAGAGGCCTCAGGACCTCATACGCAAGCTCTGCAGGTTCCTCAAGGACCAACACGCACGGCACACACACAACCCAGTAAACCGCTTGTCCTTCTGGTTGATCTTCCTCAGGGGGAACCCAGCTGAGCGGCTTGGAAACATGAAAGGCGGCATCGGCGACATTAACAAGCACAG GTGGTTTAACGGGTTCGACTGGGCGAGACTAAAGGCTCAGACCCTGCCGTCGCCCCTCAAGAGACAC GTGTCAGGTCCTCTGGACCACAGCCACTTTGACGTCTATCCTCCCGATGACAAAATCCCTCCTGACGAGCTCTCGGGATGGGACGCCGATTTCTGA